The sequence GTCAcctttcgtggcgagacccttcgtggtgagacccgtcgtggtgagacccttcgtggaaagacccttcgtggtgagacccttcgtggtaagacccttcgtggtgagacccatcgtggtgagacccttcgtggtgagacccatcgtggtgagacttttcgtggtaagacccatcgtggtgagacccttcgtggcgagacccatcgtggtgaggcccatcgttgtgagacccttcatggtgagacccatcgaaCGGCtgataaataatatttattttcaaatgatgttGCAAATATCAGCACCCTTAATTTCCTCGAAAAcaatgaaagaaaacaaatctagcttaaaaataaaatacggTTGTATCAAAATTGGTCTAGGATTTCCGTTTTTAAAGCAACAGGAgcattcaactttttcagaaagttattataattttccagattgaaTATTCGAACggttactgtatttttcttttctctcatTAAAGAAATGTCctttctcatattttcaataaaaaactacCACAATGGCAAATTAGAAAATCTACAGTTcagagtttaaaaaatggcGGCTCTGTGAGAACCCACTAGAAACGATGTTCAATAGATATAATCAAAAATACAgacttttgtgaaaaaaatcaacataaCTCCGAAAAAGTTCATATTGGGTGGGTGGTGGATGTGCATATTTCTACCTCATCAGGGTCAGGTCAGatggataaaaaattaatgtgttAAAGGTAACGAGTTACCATAGCACGCAAGTCACTCGCGAAATGTTTcccattttccacttttcttcCGGGATTATTTTTAGGCACATGCCGAGAAAAGAGTTCTCCTCCTTTTTCATCTTTCTTCTATTCTCCTTTGGCGCCCCATTCTTTCAAGTTCGGCAACGAGATCAAAAGGGTCTTGGGAAGAAGAAAAGGAGGTCTAGGAGGAGGTAGGAGCAGATTCTTGTGCAATTTGAGGGcttccggcaatttgtgaTACTTGTGGAAAACTGCAGCAAAAGGATTTTCACGGAGagtgagaaagagagagaggacagaaatatttagaaaatcttAGAATTCAATGGAAATGTCACTTCTTTTCATACCTTTGCAAGAAACTAAACAACTCCGCTACCAAGTTCCCACTCGTTTTTTTATTGACTCCAGGATAATGGTACtgctatttttctatttttcggcGCTAAAAAGAAGAATCGGAAATTGGTGGGGACCTCTGTGACGTCATGCACCACTTAGCAACTTTGCGGATGAAGAAGCCCccatgaagaaaataaaagaaggggcgaatgaagaaaatgaagtatgaagaaaaatgaaaaggatgAGAAAGGAGAAGATGAAATGAGATGAAATAGGTTGGAAGAGATAAGGaatgaaaacgaagaaaaaacagCACATTATAAATTGAGGTTCCTATGTGCTGTTATTTGGGTTaaatataacttttcaatGGCAGCTGACATTAGACGGCCGGCAGTGGGGAGAAAAAAAGGGATGAGAACAGATTTCGACAGAAGGATAGACTCATTGACATGCGTAACACACGATACTTCATCGAGCTATTATCAACCATTTCTATACGGCTTGTATATGTTGTTGAAACTTGAGAAGTACTAGAAAACTTCTGGAAAGTTGTCTGTAATTGtggaactttttcagaaaaagacaattccaatttttcaaaaaaaaaagaaagaagaatttCCTTTCTTCCCTAACAACAATTTAAACAAGACTggcaatgttttaaaaattgggaaaattagcccggttaaaaaaatgtattttttgatcAACCGTAAATACaaaacttcttcaaaaaaacttgttgTCATTCTTGTTCAGATAGAAAAAATGATGTGTAATCGTTTTTTAATAAtagctatttttgttttactttcagataaatttataacttttttacaCTATTTTGAGtgaatcaataattttgttccagacagagttttttttcaattttaagaatttttctaaaaatgtttcctgttgagttttgaatactttttacCCTCTTTTTTTCTACGTTTGCAACGGAAACTGTCGTACTTGCAAGgtgatattgaaattttcataatttcagataTAAATTGTGGAtacagaaaaatatgaacttaCGAAACAAATTATattcctaaaattttgaaaagttcccGACTCAAAAGTTAAGCGTTTAAAAAACTAGATGCATAAACCATCAGAACTGAGTTCAACTTCCTATTCATatgatttcagaaattgatgcaAAGAAGGCCAGTATAAAAAACTCaacgctgaaaaaaatcaatgttaaAAAGCAGCAATTCTTTTGAGAGGAATTCAAGTAAATAATGATTTGAGTTTTCGAAACGGTGAATGTAAATGCTCAGCCACGCGCAGTGACTAATTAGAGGTGTGTGACGTATCTATTTCTCACTGCTCTAGTTTTGAGCTTGACATTTCAAACTTGCTTGTTTTGGGCCAAAATACTACTATGAAAAGCTCGATGAGAGGTTTCTCACGAAACAATGACTCAATTTCATGTTTTCGTTTCTTATATGAATAATTAAAGAAGTAGAGTAGTAGAAGAGGGTGAAATGTaaacgatgaaaaaaaaacttcacttGTTAAGGATTAAAGCTATCTATTTAACTGATGATAGTTTAAAACAAAAGTAGCTTAATGCCAAAAAGATTTGTGGGAGATCTTCATTTCATTCacagaaaaaactaatttcagaagtgattttataaattttatggaaataaatttaagcCAATAGCAGGTTTTTTAAGACATTTATTTCATAAACAGTATGCCATGATAATTGATTAATATATAAAACAATAGTAACCAGGTATATACAAATGTTTTGATAACTGTGGAGCCGCGGGGGGCaagtatcaaaaattgaaaaaaagtttttttaacaattggaataatatttttaaagccgAACAATACTAAAAAATCTtgtaaacaaaatattttgaaacagcataattttgtaaaaatagtttggttggtcgtcaaaaactttgtccaataataatttttcagggaaacgTTTCCATCTTCGAAGAAATTTCCGGAGTTgacgaaattattttttgaaaaagtcacagttttttcactgaaaaatgttttctttcagGTTTTTGCAACCGTTTATATATTCtgacactgaaaaaatattttatttaaaacaaggTCTACCTGTCAAAgcttaaaaaagcaaaaacggGCTGAAGCCTGAAAGAGTGGTTACAGACAGGGGCAATTTGCGTGATCAGAAAGTTTCGACTTTTTGGCCTACTGAATAAAAACTGTGTGGTCTTATAGGTTTGTATCAATGTTTCGAACATGACTAAAACATGATCCAACAAAATTACATAAGCAATCTTTCTTccagtttaaatttttttaaatcaagttTACATATTATTACTACTAATTCATTTGAATTAAGtgcgtttttttgttgctaaacTATCTAAGTTTATCAGAACAAGTTTTAGAGTTCaaccaaaaaagagaaacttcattgtttcaaaaaactcatctTCGTCATTTTCTCTGGGAATTACGCCTCACTGAGCATGATcccaaaaatagttttcattttctgccATAAGATAATAGTTgatttcaactgatttcaaCTCGACGCGATGTGATGTTTGAACCTATTTCTTGACGATTTTCTGACAATCATGGGAAAAGTAGAATGTTTACAGACCCGAACGAGAAGGAAAAGCGACCGGAATGAAGAATTGCGGGATTATttggtttgatttttttgtttttcgttatttccgtaattttctttttttcctttctacttttttgttcaaaccCAACGACACGTGTATTCCAATGAATGTTTTCCTTATATTGATAGTCGCCAGAAACTAACGACGCTGCATGAGAAAAGGAAAAGGGAagcaattgagaaaaaaatcaaaaaagtgtgaaaggAAGCCTATTGTTTCATACAAATTGTTCTCTTCCGAGTCCGATTCCGATTCATCCAAGCGTTTTTTGTATTCCTCATATTTATTGCAACGTGGTTGAATGCGTAAGCAACTAgacagttgaaaaaaaagaagacgggGGGTTCTGGTTTCTTTGGAACAAAGTGTTTCATTCTCTTGGGAAAAGGGAAGATGTTTATCAAAATACTTATAATCCTATACACATATGAATAGACTCGTAATTGAGCACTGGGATTCTGCGCAAAATAACAACTCAGTgggggaaaaataaaaacttcaatatGATTGAATCCTTGAAAGAGGGATTTTATTTGAAGGTGTCGTTGTTGGTGTaggaagtttcaaaattaggtTTTTCATCCTGACGGGGCAAATGATGAatgaaacagttttcaaattaattttttttgcatagttttttgataaaaactctCGTCGTatataaaattgtaattttctaGACAGTCAAGCAAATATGCGGCAAAGTGTATGtatgcattttcaaattacatgAAAAATCTATTCAGCTTAGTATGTAGATatgttcttttaaaaaatacatttctttTGGCAACTCGAAATAGAGTAGAAGGCAATGAAATAATTCTTGAACATTCTCCATTTTGCATGTTGTGGAAAccgcaaaaataaattggttcATGGTGTATTTCTCAAGcttaatcaataatttttgtattcttcattcagttccaactttttttcaatgcaCTTTACAGTTTGTCAAATTgctcagattttcaaaaaatagatgtttagaaatttcattgaaattacGAAAAACTCCTGATGGAATCAATAGCTCAACACCATCTCAAAGAATAaacaagaaattcaaatatttacacaaaatctaaaattagaTTTACGGATTTCTTGCTCAGAGTTCTGTACAGAATTCGAGTCCTTTGTAGATATCCGTTGGTGGTGTAGTTcctggctgaaaattttcgattcaagTTACGCCACTTAGTTTTTAAACAGCTTACAGTAACTGCGGCAAGTTTCTTTGCAAAATCAGCAAGCTTTCCCTTTTCCTTCTCTTCAAGCTCGCGTGCAAGTACTGTGCCAATGTATACCTTGTTGTTCTGTAATATTGCTTTGAAGTGCATATATAAGTTTATAATAAATTTACTTGAACTGTACAAGCTCCGAAAATGTACATTGTAGTGTCGGCTCCAGTGCAGAAAGATGGAAGGGTTGGTCGAATTGGCATTGGAGGTACTGTAGAATTCTTAGCTTCATTCTCCTCAGCCTTGTCAAAAGcttcatttattttctgaaatttgtgaaaatgggctacattttcaaaaaaagtctgTTTACCGTATTGAAAACATGAAGTTCcttcttgtattttttgaaggaatctACTTcgtcttttttcaattgacgAATGAGGTTTCCATGTGAGAAGAGGAGGTTcttctgaatgaaaaaaaaaatttaaagtaacTAAAACATACCTAAgttaaagttgaaattttaccGTAACAATACATGCAGCACTTGCACCATTGTTATAGTTGAAAGGAAGGACAAAGGGAAAAAGAAGTGCCAGGCTAGCGaggattctgaaattaaaattatcaaataaaaacgtttcaaaaaatcacttaTATTCGagtaaaaatagaaatgaCTGTAGAAGAACCAAATTCGTaagtatttcttttttcaaaaaaaaacctaccttATCATAATTTGTTCGATATTTCAGTTATCCGAAGCCACAAAATCAAGTCACCACAAATCGTACTTATTTTCGTCACTTTATActccaatttctcaaaaacctgAAGGGTGGGCTTagcaaattgtttcaaaacaaaatcgcGGCCGCCCATTTCATTGTTCAGAAACTGCCTGCATAACGGATTGATGATTTTAATCCGAGCTTCTTTTCTGTGCTCCGACCTCCACAAAACCTTCCAAAAGTACACAAAACTGACCGATAGGAAACGGTGAAGAAGAGCACGAGTAAGCTGGTCTTTCGGCTACCTGAAGAGCAGCGGGCAAAACACGGAGAGCAGGCGACATTAAAAAAGCGAGTGATCACAGAAAAACTGTACGATGATGGATTGTGCCTATTTGCTTAGGTTTCGTGTGTTTTCGGATGATGAGATTGgctcgagaaaaaaaaacgaacaggTTTATATTTGAACAATCGTctagaaaagttgaaaacattgaattttcaaacagagCATCTTTTTAGAAGGATTATTTCTAgtgttgaatttcaaattttactacCTGTAGCTGTgtagaaaagtgaaaaaaaaattgtttgcaaaGCAGCTCACAATGAGTTTTGTCATAGGCTGTCAATTCGTATAATTAACCTGAAAacttctcagaaatttttaagtcTCTCCACCGAACCAGTGGGGAAATTTCAGTACGCTTTATACTTTGTACTAACAAAAAACATGCTTGGTCATATTTGTTTCAGTCAAAGCTTCAAacagtttatttcaaaatcaaatcatCGATATCATATTTTAAAAGACAATATAGGATAAGAAGATGGCAAAGATATGGGGTTTTAGATCGTGTTCAATTTTGAGTGAAATATTTAATGAAATCAATGTAACATTTTAATAAATCTCATCttaaattagataaaaatgaatgcaaaatttatattttaaaaaaccaaagaaaaactgaaaacccatcaaattcattaaaaaaaaactggtcaGTATAAAAGCATAGAAATTAATGAAAGAGCAGAGAGAATTGAAAGTACTGTAGAAATGTGTTTTGTTTTCGATACGTTACTGTGCACCAACCTTGCTTCCTTCCATTCATCCCACGCCAGCGTGTCTTGATCTGGTGACGTCGGCTCGAGTTGATCGCAATTGATTCCACATTGCACGTCGAATCGGAGACGCTCGCACAAGCATCGTGTAACGAgggactgaaaaaaaaaccggggAAAGTGCATCGATAAGATGAATAAAGTTCACTCACATGGTAGCAATTAGCGTGATGGAGTGAGTACATTTCGGAGAGTGTAGATCTAACAACCAGGCACTCTCGTTCTTTGTCCGTTTCGTCGTACATCAAAAGCTTTTTTGAGGTGTCcattttaattctgaaatttggaaaatttcaaagatgtTGAGGGACTGAATGGTAAATATTAGATGGGAcacaaattatattttctaatatgtcgaaagtttttaaaatgttagaATGTACATTCTGTGACTATtttaatttggcaaaaatcagCATTAGATTTAGTATTTTAGTAAAATGtgaacaatttaaatttttaaattttttcgaaccactaaaaataaaagtggTTAAGACCCAGCGAccttatgaaaattgaaaaaaaataccccaaaaaaaataaaccttAATAACCTATGCCGATCGTACTGTGGGTAACCGGCCAATGGCTTCATTTGCTCTTCACATTGAGCCATAATATTGTGCACATGGTCACTGGAACAGTTTTTACTCCGGCTCAATGAGCACTGTGTCTGTAGATAGCCGAGTGCAGATATTAACTGAACCGGAGACGGAAAGTTTTGAGCCGGGGCCCCGAGGATAGGAAGAGTCTGTAaagaggtttttgaaaattattcatagCTATAATAATTGTacaactaattttttcaacaactaatttttttgtaatctcaaaaaatttgtcaatttccagtttttcgaggtaaattaaatgttttcttaatAATTGTCTGATATCacacatttttgtgaaatactATTggacaaaatattgatttctcACTTACCCCTTCGGCTTTTTGTTTCTTCGATGAATGGCAACTACTTAGTGCCTGTTTATACCCTAATGCTCCAACTCTTGCCACTGACCCCGCATCACACTTCCCTACCCTTGCTTCGAAGCATTCGTCcaggaactgaaaaaaaaatacacaaagtTCGAGCAACACGAATCAGATCAGAAATCCAGGAAATGATGGATGTTGCAAAAACAGATACATATATGCACGCTACATGCGGTAACTCACCGTGTAATGGACACACCGGAAAGAGATCTCACGTTGTTGACACACTTCGGATATCATGCCAAATAGCTCTGCAAAACAGCTCACTGCAACCGTTGAGTTGCACTTtgcatttctgaaaacaaaagagAATATGGGAAGGAGATTTTAATAATATTGAGACTgttaaattgataaaattatgGCAATTGGCAAACAACTACTGATGTTTATTAAaacgttgttttttctttaaagacttgaaataaatgttcccagggtttggaaaaaagtgggTTATTGAAATTAGGTTCTAGTAGccgtaaaaaaatttcaaaaactttctaaatgcttcatttgattttaatttttcatttcatataAAAGAAGTACAAATGCATTATCATGAAGTTAACAACCTGATAAACTACAATCAAAAGAGGGAATGATATATTTTATACTCAACGAGACTTTTTCCAAACCAGCTGCCATATTGCACCTTAAGCACAAAACAGCCTTATGACGCCACTTACGCCGCAAGGCATCCCcatgtatagtgcggcgcggaaccccgaacgtttcggccgcttccaaataactatCTTCTTtcgcactacgttgcgcaTAGCATTGCTGCACACAACTACGGTGTGCAGACGTGAACACCGGAGTTCACGCCAAAATGCCCAGCGCAGCAAACGGCGAAGGTCGGCTGGCGTGAGGCGCCGCGCCGCTTGGAAGCCTTACTAAAAATAGCTGTTACAATATTCATTTAATCCATTTAAATCCACTTAAATCCATTTAAAAGTACCCAACCGTAATTTGAGAATAACCTTATAGTGTTCAAATCAAGTGTAAACGGCAGTTGCAGCAATTTTCTTAAAGTGGATATTAATGGGATttccgatttcaaaaaattaaaatcgccgaaaatatgatcttgataatttcagaagcaCGCGTATATTTTACTATAAGCATTTTCGCTTTTCAGACGTAATATGACTTAAGCCTTGAATGCTCATACTCCCTCAATCATATTCATTCCAGTGGTGCTCTTTTCATATCAATTCCTATTTAAAACTCACGAAGGTACAAAAGATCGAATAATGAAGgtgctagaaaattgaaaaaggtagAATAAAAAGAGTAAAACGGCACGCATGAAGACATCTGGGTTAACTTTCCGCTCTCATTCCTGAATTTGTGATTGTTTCAACctgaaaaaagtcattttgatttaaagtggaaaattgaaaaggatagcgaatgaaataaaatagaaatggaaaaaaggatATTATATAAATAGCAGATTGCCTAGATTTAGATATTTCTCTACCTACGTATTCTTCCTTCCCATTTCCTGCTTAAGCTGAACTTCAAGAATCAGAATGATGTAATCAACGCTGAAATTTGGGAGCAAGTCCAAAAAACTATACTGTGCAAGATGGGGAGAGTTAAGTGTATaaattgtaaagaaaaaatcagttaaacCAGAAAGATTTAAACGAAAATCTTGACTCGtgtattaattatttaaattaatgaaTAGTAGTAAGAAATAGATGGTTTTAAAGCATATCTGCGTATTCAAATAAGACAATGAACTAATAGAGTGCGAGCACAGATAATAAATCCCATTGGCATTTGTCTGAAACTATCCGTCATTGATACCATATTACAAATATTGCAGAGGCTATTGAATGCCAAAGACTAagaggaaattttaaaacatgttaaaatttcgaaaaatggcattgcaaACTAAAAGTACAAACCGAAGATATTTAgctttcatttcattttgatgattttataGAAACctacctgcaaaaaaaaaagaataatgtGAGTTTTATAGAACTTCAATAGTGGTTAACGTTGTTGTAAAGTGAGAAGTacctaattcaaaaaattttatatctcaccaaaaactacaaaaagaagcttcagtttcaatttcaaagtatAGTCTAAAAGCGGATGCATAAAATGATTCATGCCGCTTTAcatttccctcatttttcCCAGCACCAAAAACGACACGCAAAATAGTGGGTTTTTGAAGTAGGAGGTCCGTCAGGttgtattctcaaaaaaaaaaagaaacatctgTGCTCAGATTGGGAAATGTTGGAATGTGAATATTATTCGAGAGAAGTGTGAAGGAAATAATTGTTGTGACCATTGGTCAGAACATTTGTAGTTCAGTTCCCATTTTGCATATTGGGGAGTTCGAATAAAGTAGTTATTTTgctttacttgaaaatttaaaaaagttctagTGTTTTctctaatatttttaaattaactcTATTTGATATACCCTAAGATTAACCCAACTTTATATTTCGCATTTTAAAACCCCGAAAAGTAGAtgaaagaattcaaaaagCGTTTCCTAAAGCTTTCAGAAATCAGACaacatcaaacattttttagttgGTAAATTAAGAAGAATGAACAATGAGGCAGACACAAAACCGCCGCGCGGACTGGCAAAGGAGGGATTGGAAGCTCAAATTTCGTTGCGTTGTCTTCATTCAAATCTCACCCCTCCCcactattttgtttttttctatagtttttcctttttctggtttaatgaaaagtttaaaacatcAATTTAATCATCGagattatattttattaaaaaggttttttttaatcatttgaagaaaaacattaaatccATGAGATGAGGTTTTATAACATTGAtcacaaatttctgaatattctggtaataaaaaaaaagaaaggctCATTGAAAGAATCCTTGCAATATTTTGATATATTGAGTCAGAAAGAAGAATAAGtcgttttgttttgtttagcTCTGATCAATAATCTTGGAAGAAAATGGCGAGACAAGCGGTCAGGTGAAAAGAAAAGGAATCTatcgaaaaaaggaaaatcccCTCCGTCTGCTCATCCGACTAACAAAAATCCGTGAggcacaaaaaatcaaagcaGAAAGTTTTTATTCGCTTGCCCATAAAGGATTTGGATGCTATAGTTACTGATAATCAGGAAGAAATATTCAGAGAAGGAAATGGTAAAAAAGaacatttgatgaaaaaataagaggaaaaataactttttcataaTGGAAtctaaaaatggcaaaattaatAAACCAATTAAATAACACCCTATTTTTAATGTCATCataatcaacattttttaaactttgctCTAACTTTTGTACTACTgtaatttaataaaactgtGTATGGTATTTCAACCAtgaatatcaaaaactatattttcaagTCTCTGAATGTACAAATGAGTGTCACAGAATGTATTTCCATAATGTACGGTGTTTTAATACACAAACACcgaaaaaactattcaaatattAAGTATAGTTAAACActtaaatttcaggaattttctgTTCagtaacaatttaaaaatatttcaataatcaGGCATTATTTATTTGAGTAACAATTCTTGTTTTAAACCAGgtacaaaaaactttcaaaacgtgCAGCTGTAAAA comes from Caenorhabditis elegans chromosome X and encodes:
- the R01E6.2 gene encoding Pepsin inhibitor-3-like repeated domain-containing protein (Confirmed by transcript evidence), yielding MIRILASLALLFPFVLPFNYNNGASAACIVTKNLLFSHGNLIRQLKKDEVDSFKKYKKELHVFNTKINEAFDKAEENEAKNSTVPPMPIRPTLPSFCTGADTTMYIFGACTVQNNKVYIGTVLARELEEKEKGKLADFAKKLAAVTPGTTPPTDIYKGLEFCTEL
- the R01E6.7 gene encoding DUF19 domain-containing protein (Confirmed by transcript evidence); amino-acid sequence: MRAVLLFLFYLFQFSSTFIIRSFVPSNAKCNSTVAVSCFAELFGMISEVCQQREISFRCVHYTFLDECFEARVGKCDAGSVARVGALGYKQALSSCHSSKKQKAEGTLPILGAPAQNFPSPVQLISALGYLQTQCSLSRSKNCSSDHVHNIMAQCEEQMKPLAGYPQYDRHRLLRIKMDTSKKLLMYDETDKERECLVVRSTLSEMYSLHHANCYHSLVTRCLCERLRFDVQCGINCDQLEPTSPDQDTLAWDEWKEARLVHSNVSKTKHISTVLSILSALSLISMLLY